The following nucleotide sequence is from Larus michahellis chromosome 10, bLarMic1.1, whole genome shotgun sequence.
GGGAAGGAGGCCAGCCAGATGTACAAAGCAAATCCAGGAAAGCTGGCATTACCCTGAAGGCTCCGGGGGTATGgtggcagcctgcctgcagcatccTTGGCTCTGGATGAGCGTTCCCTTGATCCCTGAGGCAGGTGAAAGGGGGCTGTGGGTTAGGTGACAGCTCTCTGGAGCGCTGCCTGAGGTGCCTGTCCCCCTCTGCTTGCAGACGGGCGCCAGTGGAGCTGTCAGTTCTATGAGGAGATTGAGAGCTCCTGCAGCAAGGTCCAGTGCAAGAAGGGCAACTTTCTACAGCTTGTGCTTCAGAAGAAGATCCCACTGCATACCTGGTCTTCGCTTCTGGTGAGAAGGGGAGGATTTACCTTTTGAGGAGCTTACGGAGCCCGGGGGAGCTGGGGTGAGGGTTTCACTTCCTGCTCTTGAGCTGCTGAGGGAGCAATGTGGGGCACATCCTGCATCCACGTGCTTCCAGAGGCCACTGCCTCTGTGCCTTGCCTCTGTCCCAGGGAGGGCAATGTCATTGTACCCCTGTTCCTGCCTGCCCCACACTCTCCAGGTTCTGGAGCAGAGCCCTAGCGCGTTTGGGGAACAGCGAGTGAGGGTGAGGGGCTGACAAAGAGCATGAGAGGTGCTGCTGCCTGGATACCTTCCCACTGTGCTGCACTGCTtttcacagaagagaaggaaagacgGATCCAAAGAGCTGACCAAAGGGGCTGCATGCTGGGAGAACGGGAAGGAGaaggctgcttctgcagagctggcCCCTGAAGAGCTGAGGGCTGAAGGCACAGAGACACCGAGGTCCCGGCGGGAGCCTTCCAACCCCAAGCGCGCTCCGGGAAGAAGCGAGGCCCTGGGAGGGAAAAGCCCAGCCAGCCCAGGGACACAGAGCGGCCCCAGCGCCAAGCGGGCAGTATACCTCAAAGTGGCTCCCACTGAAGAGGGGCCAAATGCCAGAGTCACTGGGAGCATGGAGCCCAGCAAAGGGCACAGCGGGAGGGCAGGCAGCCGCCGCAATGGCAGAGCCAGCCAGGTCGATGGGCCTACAGCCCTCACGGACCTCGCACCGCCACTGGAGAAGGTACTTAGCACCCAGCCAAACGGGGCACCCCTGCTTCTCAGCCCCCATGCAGAGGATGCTGCTTGCACAGGAACCCATCAATGCCGACGAGATGGGCTCCGGTGTTCTGTGGGGGTTGGCATGGGCCTGGCTGTGGTGGAGAAGAGGGTGACATGAGGACCCTGCAGTTGCTGGGCTGAGCGTGTGCTCTGGTGCTAAGTAAGGAGGCTGAGCCGAGCATGGGATGTGTGGGGGAAATGGGTGGCATGGGGCTGTGCCTGCCTGTCTGGCAGGAGTCACAGCGGATGAGCCAGGGCAGCTTGGGGGTGATGGTGTCTGTTTTTTACCATGTCCCTCTGTTTTGAAAGGCCGTGGTTTTGGCCAAGGAGACCGTTCCTGTGGAGATGCCACCTCTCACAGCTACCACAGAGGTGTTCCCCCACCGTGTTGCCACCTGTGTGGAGAAGAGGgtcctgcagccaggcagccctgctgaggcCTTGCGGGGCCGGGACTGTGCACCTGTCCTGGGAGAGAGCTCTAAGGCTGTCCCAGTGGCCACCCCTCCCCTGggcagagacagtgagaagaggGACTGGTCCAAGGATGACGTGGCTCtggaagcagcagctgatggTGAGTGGCTGGAGCCCAGCGGTCAGCCTAGTTGGGAAAGTTCATCTGCTCAGGACCTCTCCTGGGTcaacctgcagtgctgcctcggCGCGCAAAGAAGGTAATATCTCTCTCCATGGCTTTCCTTGCTCAGAGCCAGAGCCTGTTGTGAGCCTGACCTTTGTCAAGAATGACTCATACGAGAAGGGAAATGACCTGGTGGTGGTGCACGTCTACGTGAAGGAGATCCACAAGGAGACATCCAAGGTGTTGTTCCGGGAGCAAGACTTCACGCTGCTGTTCCAGACGAGGTACCGACATGCCTCGGGACAGTGCCAAGCTGCTGCGGAGCTCTGGACTATGGCCAGGTTACTTGTTCGTTCACTTCTTCTCACTCGCTCCCAATTTCTTTGCAGCGACACAAACTTCCTTCGCCTCCATCCTGGCTGTGGGCCTCACACAGTGTTCCGGTGGCAGGTGAAACTCAGGTATGGCTTCTATCCTTCTAGCCCACACCAGGGCAAGGGTGCTGAGAGTgcagagctggagcaggagccAGTCCTGGCTGGCACGTCTGTGCAAGGAACGCTCATTTCTGCACCTGGGGGTCTCCCTTACGCCATGCTGCACTAATGCCCTAAGCCCAGGCTGCCTTGGCTCTGTGTGGTGGCTTGCAGGGGAGGAAATCCCAGTGCCTCCTTGCCTGCAGTTCCCCCCAGCCCGTTCCGGAGCTCTTGGGGATGGAGCCAGACCAGCCTACGTGCATTTGGGGTGGGCTGTCCAGTGGGAGGGGCATGTGGAGCCAAGCAGAATGAATCTGCCAGGAAGGGGGCCCTCTGTGTGCTCAATGTTATCCAGGCTCAAGGGTTTCCGCCCTTGTTTGCCAGGCCCACCTCAGGGTTGGTGCTAACTGGGTCCCTAATGCCTGGCGTCCATGGCACTACCTTGCAGAGGCTTTGGCATGTCTGAGGCTGCTGGGGGGTCTGAGGCACCCCTGACTTGCTGGGTGTCTTGCAGGAACCTTATTGATCCGGACCAGTGCACATACAACTTCATGGTGTCTCGCATCGACGTCTGCCTGAAGAAACGCCAGAGCCAGcgctggggggggctggaggctCCAGCCACACGAGGTCTGCACCCTGCCTTTTTGTCTTGCCTGCCTGCTGCACCCTAGCAGGGCATGGGCCCTCCTCACTCCTGGCAGCAGCCAGATTGTGCCAGATTGTCCGGTGCAGGgttgtggggaaggaggggggctTAGTGGGTGTAGGCAGGAGAGGTTTAGGGCAAGGCAAGCCAAGCCAAGCTCTAGGGGAAGGGCATTGCTGTTCCCCTTGTTCATGGGGAAGAGGCATAGGAGTGAGCCTGTGTGTGAGCGTGGACCAAGTGGCTCAGCCCTGCCGTGGGCAGCGCATGGTGCTGCTAACCACAGgcccacccttccccctttttaaGGTGCAGTGGGTGGTGCAAAGGTTGCCATGCCTACAGGCCCTACCCCTCTGGACAAGAACCCCCCTGGCAGTAACCAGCATCCCCTGTCCAGCAAGGAGGAGGCCCGAGCCAGCGACAAAGAGAAACCGCGTGTGGAAGATGGGAGTCTGGATGGTGTAGCAGCTCGTACAGCCCCAGAGCATGTGGCAGTGAAGCAAGAGCCCCACATCCCCTCGGTGAGTAGGTCTGCATGGAGTTTGACctgggcagggggaaaggggggcCCACTTGTCCATCTTGTGGGACTCCACCTCCCTGGTGTTGCTTTGGGGACTGGCAGACTGTTTCTGGAAGAGAAGGCAGCACTCCTCAGTCATAGCTGGCAGGACTGGGGGCAGCAGTTGGCCTTTCTGTCCCAGTCCTGGTGGGAGATGGCATGATGGCTCCAGCCCAGCCATGTCTGAGGGATGCCTTGGCTTTTGGTTTCCTCCAGTGTTCCCAGAGAGACCCCCCGAACGCAGCGCACTCACACCCTCCTCTTCTTTGGCAGCCCAAACCGACGTGCATGGTGCCACCAATGACACACAGCCCTGTGAGCACTGAGAGTGTGGAGGATGATGAGGATGAGGACGAGAAGAAGAAGGTGTGCCTGCCCGGCTTCACAGGGCTGGTGAACCTTGGCAACACCTGCTTCATGAACAGCGTCATCCAGTCCCTGTCCAACACCCGGGAGCTGCGCGACTACTTCCATGGTGAGCCCACACTGagagcccagcagagccctgtcACTCAGATGGTGCAGCCAGTGGCACCCTCGCTCTCCTGTGTCTCTTACAGATCGGTCCTTTGAGTCGGAAATCAACCATAACAACCCCCTGGGGACTGGGGGACGCCTGGCCATTGGCTTTGCCATGCTGCTGCGAGCGCTGTGGAAGGGCACACAccatgccttccagccctctAAACTAAAGGTAGGGCTGCAGTCACCAGCACTGCCGTGAGTCCCCACCACTCTTCTGTGGGCACCTGGATGCCCTGCTGGTGCCACTGAGAGCTAGGTGGGTGTGGGTGGGTGCAGCCAGGCTTTGTGTGTCGGACTGGCAGTGCTGCCAGGGGGCTGCTGACCAGCTCTGACTACTGTGCTCTCCCCAGGCAATCGTGGCCAGCAAGGCCAGTCAGTTCACTGGCTATGCCCAGCATGATGCTCAGGAGTTCATGGCCTTCCTACTTGATGGCCTGCACGAGGACCTCAACCGCATCCAGAACAAGCCCTATACAGAAACTGTTGACTCAGATGGGAGGCCCGACGAGGTGAGGATGTCCTTCCCCAAAGCCACTGGGAGAGCAGCCCTAGCCTGGGTGGTTTAGCATAGTGCTGACCCCTCTTTCCCCGTAGGTGGTAGCTGAGGAGGCCTGGCAACGACACAAGATGAGGAACGACTCTTTCATTGTGGACCTTTTCCAGGGCCAGTACAAATCCAAGCTGGTGTGCCCAGTGTGTTCCAAGGTAGGGCAGCCCTTGGAGGGTCTGTTCCTGTCCTGGCTGTGCAGCAGCAGGCTTCTGACCCTCAGAGAGCACAGGTCACAGGGCAAGGCTCGATCTCAGGTCttctggggctgctgccccactGATCTCAGCCACAAGCACTTCCCACAACTGAATGTGCTCTCGCATCTGCAGGTGTCTATCACCTTCGACCCCTTCCTGTACCTCCCTGTGCCTCTCCCACAAAAGCAGAAGGTGCTGACTGTCTACTACTTTGCAAAGGAGCCGCACAAGAAACCGATCAAGGTAAAGGACACCGTCTGCTCTGGGGTAGGAGCCTGAGAGGGCTCCTGGAGATGCCCCAGGCAGCTGGTTGTGTGCCAGCAGGCTGAGCCTTGTGTTAAGGGCCCGCATGCCTTGGTGTGGTGTGACTGATGGGGCACTTTCTTGCTGGCAGTTCCTTGTGAGTATCAGCAAGGAGAACTCCAGTGCCATGGAGGTACTCGACTCGGTGGCCCACAGTGTGCATGTGAAACCAGAGAACCTGCGCCTGGCAGAGGTAAGAGTGCTCCAGCTGGGGAGCAAGCCATGGGCTGCTCTTGTGGGCACCCTGGttcccacagctctgcagggaatATGGCCACTGACAGTCGCTTGCCATATGCCGCATATCCACGGGACAGATTTTGTCATGGGTGGCAGTGTCCTGCACAGGGTGCTGCCAAGCGGAGCCCTGCTAGGAGGGCTGGGCCACCGCAGGAGGGCAAGGGGTGTCCATCCTCCCCTGGTGGGTTGGTGAGCCGAGCACAGCATCCCTGTGGTGCTGCTGTCCCCGCAGCTCACTGTGGGGCTGAGGTCTGTGGCTTTCTCAGGAGATGAAGTATGGGGCAGCCCTCACATGGTCTTGCTCCACTGCTTTCCTGCCAGGTGATCAAGAATCGATTCCACCGCATGTTCCTGCCATCCAACTCGTTGGACACAGTCTcccccacagacctgctgctctgctttgaggtgctgtccccagagctggcCAAGGAGCGGGTGGTGGAGCTGCAGGTCCAGCAGGTAAGAAGGGATATTGGGACTGCCTGGAggcatgcagagaggctgagCCTGCAAGTGGGGCTGAGCAGGAGGGGGAGAGTTGCACACAAGAGTGACTAGCTGCGTTGAGCATGGATGCCCACTGGGGCTACCTTGTCCTGCCTGGGTGCCGTTCCCTGACCAATGGGTCCTTTCTCCTACAGCGTCCGCAGGTGCCCAGCGGCCCCGTCGCCAAGTGTGCTGCCTGCCAGAAGAAGCAACTGCCTGA
It contains:
- the USP19 gene encoding ubiquitin carboxyl-terminal hydrolase 19 isoform X3, which translates into the protein MSSSTNAPGQRRVSRGLDDAANKKKQKDRANQESKEVSHPELEQAETAQEKDSEEELLLDWKQNADEIIVKLNLGSGALKVEDVDAAFTDTDCVVKLPDGRQWSCQFYEEIESSCSKVQCKKGNFLQLVLQKKIPLHTWSSLLKRRKDGSKELTKGAACWENGKEKAASAELAPEELRAEGTETPRSRREPSNPKRAPGRSEALGGKSPASPGTQSGPSAKRAVYLKVAPTEEGPNARVTGSMEPSKGHSGRAGSRRNGRASQVDGPTALTDLAPPLEKAVVLAKETVPVEMPPLTATTEVFPHRVATCVEKRVLQPGSPAEALRGRDCAPVLGESSKAVPVATPPLGRDSEKRDWSKDDVALEAAADEPEPVVSLTFVKNDSYEKGNDLVVVHVYVKEIHKETSKVLFREQDFTLLFQTSDTNFLRLHPGCGPHTVFRWQVKLRNLIDPDQCTYNFMVSRIDVCLKKRQSQRWGGLEAPATRVGGAKVAMPTGPTPLDKNPPGSNQHPLSSKEEARASDKEKPRVEDGSLDGVAARTAPEHVAVKQEPHIPSCSQRDPPNAAHSHPPLLWQPKPTCMVPPMTHSPVSTESVEDDEDEDEKKKVCLPGFTGLVNLGNTCFMNSVIQSLSNTRELRDYFHDRSFESEINHNNPLGTGGRLAIGFAMLLRALWKGTHHAFQPSKLKAIVASKASQFTGYAQHDAQEFMAFLLDGLHEDLNRIQNKPYTETVDSDGRPDEVVAEEAWQRHKMRNDSFIVDLFQGQYKSKLVCPVCSKVSITFDPFLYLPVPLPQKQKVLTVYYFAKEPHKKPIKFLVSISKENSSAMEVLDSVAHSVHVKPENLRLAEVIKNRFHRMFLPSNSLDTVSPTDLLLCFEVLSPELAKERVVELQVQQRPQVPSGPVAKCAACQKKQLPEDEKLRRCTRCYRVGYCNVACQKTHWPDHKALCRPENIGFPFLISVPESRLTYARLAQLLEGYARYSVSVFQPPFQLGRMSPEQGLQPLLPDKLEPLAKSSCAAATSAPELGDGDRASSLLQEPPLSPALPELHPELGDTGTVRSKVLAARSSLLSLDSGFSEHMESQGDSCCEKEPSYERALKPEAAIPGYQHTPDSLSARATQFYINKIDAANREHKLEDKGDNPLELTDDCSLALVWKNNERLKEFVLVESKELECVEDPGSASEAARAGHFTLEQCLNLFTKPEVLAPEEAWYCPKCKQHREASKQLMLWRLPNVLIIQLKRFSFRSFIWRDKINDMVDFPVRSLDLSKFCIGRKGEQQLPMYDLYAVINHYGGMIGGHYTAYARLPNDKNSQRSDVGWRLFDDSTVTTVDESQVVTRYAYVLFYRRRNSPVERPLPGHPADHRAERTPSAEAAASQASLIWQELEAEEQELQLEAPQRPARNSWRPRGQKRSPGTPQHPDEGCVRYFVLATTAAIVALFLNVFYPLIYQTRWR
- the USP19 gene encoding ubiquitin carboxyl-terminal hydrolase 19 isoform X5; the protein is MSSSTNAPGQRRVSRGLDDAANKKKQKDRANQESKEVSHPELEQAETAQEKDSEEELLLDWKQNADEIIVKLNLGSGALKVEDVDAAFTDTDCVVKLPDGRQWSCQFYEEIESSCSKVQCKKGNFLQLVLQKKIPLHTWSSLLKRRKDGSKELTKGAACWENGKEKAASAELAPEELRAEGTETPRSRREPSNPKRAPGRSEALGGKSPASPGTQSGPSAKRAVYLKVAPTEEGPNARVTGSMEPSKGHSGRAGSRRNGRASQVDGPTALTDLAPPLEKAVVLAKETVPVEMPPLTATTEVFPHRVATCVEKRVLQPGSPAEALRGRDCAPVLGESSKAVPVATPPLGRDSEKRDWSKDDVALEAAADEPEPVVSLTFVKNDSYEKGNDLVVVHVYVKEIHKETSKVLFREQDFTLLFQTSDTNFLRLHPGCGPHTVFRWQVKLRNLIDPDQCTYNFMVSRIDVCLKKRQSQRWGGLEAPATRGPTPLDKNPPGSNQHPLSSKEEARASDKEKPRVEDGSLDGVAARTAPEHVAVKQEPHIPSCSQRDPPNAAHSHPPLLWQPKPTCMVPPMTHSPVSTESVEDDEDEDEKKKVCLPGFTGLVNLGNTCFMNSVIQSLSNTRELRDYFHDRSFESEINHNNPLGTGGRLAIGFAMLLRALWKGTHHAFQPSKLKAIVASKASQFTGYAQHDAQEFMAFLLDGLHEDLNRIQNKPYTETVDSDGRPDEVVAEEAWQRHKMRNDSFIVDLFQGQYKSKLVCPVCSKVSITFDPFLYLPVPLPQKQKVLTVYYFAKEPHKKPIKFLVSISKENSSAMEVLDSVAHSVHVKPENLRLAEVIKNRFHRMFLPSNSLDTVSPTDLLLCFEVLSPELAKERVVELQVQQRPQVPSGPVAKCAACQKKQLPEDEKLRRCTRCYRVGYCNVACQKTHWPDHKALCRPENIGFPFLISVPESRLTYARLAQLLEGYARYSVSVFQPPFQLGRMSPEQGLQPLLPDKLEPLAKSSCAAATSAPELGDGDRASSLLQEPPLSPALPELHPELGDTGTVRSKVLAARSSLLSLDSGFSEHMESQGDSCCEKEPSYERALKPEAAIPGYQHTPDSLSARATQFYINKIDAANREHKLEDKGDNPLELTDDCSLALVWKNNERLKEFVLVESKELECVEDPGSASEAARAGHFTLEQCLNLFTKPEVLAPEEAWYCPKCKQHREASKQLMLWRLPNVLIIQLKRFSFRSFIWRDKINDMVDFPVRSLDLSKFCIGRKGEQQLPMYDLYAVINHYGGMIGGHYTAYARLPNDKNSQRSDVGWRLFDDSTVTTVDESQVVTRYAYVLFYRRRNSPVERPLPGHPADHRAERTPSAEAAASQASLIWQELEAEEQELQLEAPQRPARNSWRPRGQKRSPGTPQHPDEGCVRYFVLATTAAIVALFLNVFYPLIYQTRWR
- the USP19 gene encoding ubiquitin carboxyl-terminal hydrolase 19 isoform X10, translated to MSSSTNAPGQRRVSRGLDDAANKKKQKDRANQESKEVSHPELEQAETAQEKDSEEELLLDWKQNADEIIVKLNLGSGALKVEDVDAAFTDTDCVVKLPDGRQWSCQFYEEIESSCSKVQCKKGNFLQLVLQKKIPLHTWSSLLKRRKDGSKELTKGAACWENGKEKAASAELAPEELRAEGTETPRSRREPSNPKRAPGRSEALGGKSPASPGTQSGPSAKRAVYLKVAPTEEGPNARVTGSMEPSKGHSGRAGSRRNGRASQVDGPTALTDLAPPLEKAVVLAKETVPVEMPPLTATTEVFPHRVATCVEKRVLQPGSPAEALRGRDCAPVLGESSKAVPVATPPLGRDSEKRDWSKDDVALEAAADEPEPVVSLTFVKNDSYEKGNDLVVVHVYVKEIHKETSKVLFREQDFTLLFQTSDTNFLRLHPGCGPHTVFRWQVKLRNLIDPDQCTYNFMVSRIDVCLKKRQSQRWGGLEAPATRGAVGGAKVAMPTGPTPLDKNPPGSNQHPLSSKEEARASDKEKPRVEDGSLDGVAARTAPEHVAVKQEPHIPSCSQRDPPNAAHSHPPLLWQPKPTCMVPPMTHSPVSTESVEDDEDEDEKKKVCLPGFTGLVNLGNTCFMNSVIQSLSNTRELRDYFHDRSFESEINHNNPLGTGGRLAIGFAMLLRALWKGTHHAFQPSKLKAIVASKASQFTGYAQHDAQEFMAFLLDGLHEDLNRIQNKPYTETVDSDGRPDEVVAEEAWQRHKMRNDSFIVDLFQGQYKSKLVCPVCSKVSITFDPFLYLPVPLPQKQKVLTVYYFAKEPHKKPIKFLVSISKENSSAMEVLDSVAHSVHVKPENLRLAEVIKNRFHRMFLPSNSLDTVSPTDLLLCFEVLSPELAKERVVELQVQQRPQVPSGPVAKCAACQKKQLPEDEKLRRCTRCYRVGYCNVACQKTHWPDHKALCRPENIGFPFLISVPESRLTYARLAQLLEGYARYSVSVFQPPFQLGRMSPEQGLQPLLPDKLEPLAKSSCAAATSAPELGDGDRASSLLQEPPLSPALPELHPELGDTGTVRSKVLAARSSLLSLDSGFSEHMESQGDSCCEKEPSYERALKPEAAIPGYQHTPDSLSARATQFYINKIDAANREHKLEDKGDNPLELTDDCSLALVWKNNERLKEFVLVESKELECVEDPGSASEAARAGHFTLEQCLNLFTKPEVLAPEEAWYCPKCKQHREASKQLMLWRLPNVLIIQLKRFSFRSFIWRDKINDMVDFPVRSLDLSKFCIGRKGEQQLPMYDLYAVINHYGGMIGGHYTAYARLPNDKNSQRSDVGWRLFDDSTVTTVDESQVVTRYAYVLFYRRRNSPVERPLPGHPADHRAERTPSAEAAASQGLPPVPFGSGLAPEGAPALAAEGLPERFASPAERPAPSYSSMEEVD
- the USP19 gene encoding ubiquitin carboxyl-terminal hydrolase 19 isoform X14, whose protein sequence is MSSSTNAPGQRRVSRGLDDAANKKKQKDRANQESKEELLLDWKQNADEIIVKLNLGSGALKVEDVDAAFTDTDCVVKLPDGRQWSCQFYEEIESSCSKVQCKKGNFLQLVLQKKIPLHTWSSLLKRRKDGSKELTKGAACWENGKEKAASAELAPEELRAEGTETPRSRREPSNPKRAPGRSEALGGKSPASPGTQSGPSAKRAVYLKVAPTEEGPNARVTGSMEPSKGHSGRAGSRRNGRASQVDGPTALTDLAPPLEKAVVLAKETVPVEMPPLTATTEVFPHRVATCVEKRVLQPGSPAEALRGRDCAPVLGESSKAVPVATPPLGRDSEKRDWSKDDVALEAAADEPEPVVSLTFVKNDSYEKGNDLVVVHVYVKEIHKETSKVLFREQDFTLLFQTSDTNFLRLHPGCGPHTVFRWQVKLRNLIDPDQCTYNFMVSRIDVCLKKRQSQRWGGLEAPATRGAVGGAKVAMPTGPTPLDKNPPGSNQHPLSSKEEARASDKEKPRVEDGSLDGVAARTAPEHVAVKQEPHIPSCSQRDPPNAAHSHPPLLWQPKPTCMVPPMTHSPVSTESVEDDEDEDEKKKVCLPGFTGLVNLGNTCFMNSVIQSLSNTRELRDYFHDRSFESEINHNNPLGTGGRLAIGFAMLLRALWKGTHHAFQPSKLKAIVASKASQFTGYAQHDAQEFMAFLLDGLHEDLNRIQNKPYTETVDSDGRPDEVVAEEAWQRHKMRNDSFIVDLFQGQYKSKLVCPVCSKVSITFDPFLYLPVPLPQKQKVLTVYYFAKEPHKKPIKFLVSISKENSSAMEVLDSVAHSVHVKPENLRLAEVIKNRFHRMFLPSNSLDTVSPTDLLLCFEVLSPELAKERVVELQVQQRPQVPSGPVAKCAACQKKQLPEDEKLRRCTRCYRVGYCNVACQKTHWPDHKALCRPENIGFPFLISVPESRLTYARLAQLLEGYARYSVSVFQPPFQLGRMSPEQGLQPLLPDKLEPLAKSSCAAATSAPELGDGDRASSLLQEPPLSPALPELHPELGDTGTVRSKVLAARSSLLSLDSGFSEHMESQGDSCCEKEPSYERALKPEAAIPGYQHTPDSLSARATQFYINKIDAANREHKLEDKGDNPLELTDDCSLALVWKNNERLKEFVLVESKELECVEDPGSASEAARAGHFTLEQCLNLFTKPEVLAPEEAWYCPKCKQHREASKQLMLWRLPNVLIIQLKRFSFRSFIWRDKINDMVDFPVRSLDLSKFCIGRKGEQQLPMYDLYAVINHYGGMIGGHYTAYARLPNDKNSQRSDVGWRLFDDSTVTTVDESQVVTRYAYVLFYRRRNSPVERPLPGHPADHRAERTPSAEAAASQGLPPVPFGSGLAPEGAPALAAEGLPERFASPAERPAPSYSSMEEVD
- the USP19 gene encoding ubiquitin carboxyl-terminal hydrolase 19 isoform X1, coding for MSSSTNAPGQRRVSRGLDDAANKKKQKDRANQESKEVSHPELEQAETAQEKDSEEELLLDWKQNADEIIVKLNLGSGALKVEDVDAAFTDTDCVVKLPDGRQWSCQFYEEIESSCSKVQCKKGNFLQLVLQKKIPLHTWSSLLKRRKDGSKELTKGAACWENGKEKAASAELAPEELRAEGTETPRSRREPSNPKRAPGRSEALGGKSPASPGTQSGPSAKRAVYLKVAPTEEGPNARVTGSMEPSKGHSGRAGSRRNGRASQVDGPTALTDLAPPLEKAVVLAKETVPVEMPPLTATTEVFPHRVATCVEKRVLQPGSPAEALRGRDCAPVLGESSKAVPVATPPLGRDSEKRDWSKDDVALEAAADEPEPVVSLTFVKNDSYEKGNDLVVVHVYVKEIHKETSKVLFREQDFTLLFQTSDTNFLRLHPGCGPHTVFRWQVKLRNLIDPDQCTYNFMVSRIDVCLKKRQSQRWGGLEAPATRGAVGGAKVAMPTGPTPLDKNPPGSNQHPLSSKEEARASDKEKPRVEDGSLDGVAARTAPEHVAVKQEPHIPSCSQRDPPNAAHSHPPLLWQPKPTCMVPPMTHSPVSTESVEDDEDEDEKKKVCLPGFTGLVNLGNTCFMNSVIQSLSNTRELRDYFHDRSFESEINHNNPLGTGGRLAIGFAMLLRALWKGTHHAFQPSKLKAIVASKASQFTGYAQHDAQEFMAFLLDGLHEDLNRIQNKPYTETVDSDGRPDEVVAEEAWQRHKMRNDSFIVDLFQGQYKSKLVCPVCSKVSITFDPFLYLPVPLPQKQKVLTVYYFAKEPHKKPIKFLVSISKENSSAMEVLDSVAHSVHVKPENLRLAEVIKNRFHRMFLPSNSLDTVSPTDLLLCFEVLSPELAKERVVELQVQQRPQVPSGPVAKCAACQKKQLPEDEKLRRCTRCYRVGYCNVACQKTHWPDHKALCRPENIGFPFLISVPESRLTYARLAQLLEGYARYSVSVFQPPFQLGRMSPEQGLQPLLPDKLEPLAKSSCAAATSAPELGDGDRASSLLQEPPLSPALPELHPELGDTGTVRSKVLAARSSLLSLDSGFSEHMESQGDSCCEKEPSYERALKPEAAIPGYQHTPDSLSARATQFYINKIDAANREHKLEDKGDNPLELTDDCSLALVWKNNERLKEFVLVESKELECVEDPGSASEAARAGHFTLEQCLNLFTKPEVLAPEEAWYCPKCKQHREASKQLMLWRLPNVLIIQLKRFSFRSFIWRDKINDMVDFPVRSLDLSKFCIGRKGEQQLPMYDLYAVINHYGGMIGGHYTAYARLPNDKNSQRSDVGWRLFDDSTVTTVDESQVVTRYAYVLFYRRRNSPVERPLPGHPADHRAERTPSAEAAASQASLIWQELEAEEQELQLEAPQRPARNSWRPRGQKRSPGTPQHPDEGCVRYFVLATTAAIVALFLNVFYPLIYQTRWR
- the USP19 gene encoding ubiquitin carboxyl-terminal hydrolase 19 isoform X4; amino-acid sequence: MSSSTNAPGQRRVSRGLDDAANKKKQKDRANQESKEVSHPELEQAETAQEKDSEEELLLDWKQNADEIIVKLNLGSGALKVEDVDAAFTDTDCVVKLPDGRQWSCQFYEEIESSCSKVQCKKGNFLQLVLQKKIPLHTWSSLLKRRKDGSKELTKGAACWENGKEKAASAELAPEELRAEGTETPRSRREPSNPKRAPGRSEALGGKSPASPGTQSGPSAKRAVYLKVAPTEEGPNARVTGSMEPSKGHSGRAGSRRNGRASQVDGPTALTDLAPPLEKAVVLAKETVPVEMPPLTATTEVFPHRVATCVEKRVLQPGSPAEALRGRDCAPVLGESSKAVPVATPPLGRDSEKRDWSKDDVALEAAADEPEPVVSLTFVKNDSYEKGNDLVVVHVYVKEIHKETSKVLFREQDFTLLFQTSDTNFLRLHPGCGPHTVFRWQVKLRNLIDPDQCTYNFMVSRIDVCLKKRQSQRWGGLEAPATRGAVGGAKVAMPTGPTPLDKNPPGSNQHPLSSKEEARASDKEKPRVEDGSLDGVAARTAPEHVAVKQEPHIPSCSQRDPPNAAHSHPPLLWQPKPTCMVPPMTHSPVSTESVEDDEDEDEKKKVCLPGFTGLVNLGNTCFMNSVIQSLSNTRELRDYFHDRSFESEINHNNPLGTGGRLAIGFAMLLRALWKGTHHAFQPSKLKAIVASKASQFTGYAQHDAQEFMAFLLDGLHEDLNRIQNKPYTETVDSDGRPDEVVAEEAWQRHKMRNDSFIVDLFQGQYKSKLVCPVCSKVSITFDPFLYLPVPLPQKQKVLTVYYFAKEPHKKPIKFLVSISKENSSAMEVLDSVAHSVHVKPENLRLAEVIKNRFHRMFLPSNSLDTVSPTDLLLCFEVLSPELAKERVVELQVQQRPQVPSGPVAKCAACQKKQLPEDEKLRRCTRCYRVGYCNVACQKTHWPDHKALCRPENIGFPFLISVPESRLTYARLAQLLEGYARYSVSVFQPPFQLGRMSPEQGLQPLLPDKLEPLAKSSCAAATSAPELGDGDRASSLLQEPPLSPALPELHPELGDTGTVRSKVLAARSSLLSLDSGFSEHMESQGDSCCEKEPSYERALKPEAAIPGYQHTPDSLSARATQFYINKIDAANREHKLEDKGDNPLELTDDCSLALVWKNNERLKEFVLVESKELECVEDPGSASEAARAGHFTLEQCLNLFTKPEVLAPEEAWYCPKCKQHREASKQLMLWRLPNVLIIQLKRFSFRSFIWRDKINDMVDFPVRSLDLSKFCIGRKGEQQLPMYDLYAVINHYGGMIGGHYTAYARLPNDKNSQRSDVGWRLFDDSTVTTVDESQVVTRYAYVLFYRRRNSPVERPLPGHPADHRAERTPSAEAAASQELEAEEQELQLEAPQRPARNSWRPRGQKRSPGTPQHPDEGCVRYFVLATTAAIVALFLNVFYPLIYQTRWR